DNA from Pseudoalteromonas rubra:
AGTCCAAACGTCTGAGCAACTTCCGCGACGATGAATACCACACTATGCTGTGTCTGGAAGCGGCAAACGTCATGGATGACGCAGTGACACTGGCCCCGGGTGAATCCCACACCCTCATCACCAAAATCAGTTGGATTGAGTAAGACCGAAGCAACGCTTCGCAGCCATCGTGCAAAGTCGTGCTTTAGCGCGGCCTTTGCGCAAGGTGAAATGAGCCGTTTTAAAGATCCTGGCACTATTCACTTTGGTAACTGGGTGCCCTCCATATGGAAGTGTGCCCACTCGTAGCTGTACACCAAGCCATGTTTGCCTGGGTACCACTTTAGCACGCTGCACTGTTCACTGTTTTACATCCCGTCATCCCGTGCTTGACACGGGAACTACTTAGCCAATGAGCAGGTCGTTTCTCATCACGCTGTGCCAGCGGCATAGACACAACCGCCTGCCGGACGCTTTTCGTCTCAGTCAATTTCCCGTATTCTGAACGCAATAATAATCGGACAGGGAATACAATGGCAGTACTCATTGTGGATGATAATCCGGAGGTGCGCTTAAGCGCAGCGTTTTTGCTTGAAGATCATGGTTTTGAGGTGTTTGAAGCAGAACATCCAGAAGTGGCCAAGCAGTTTTTGAGTTGTAAGCAAATAGAGCTGATCCTGCTCGATATGAATTTTACCCGCGATACCACATCCGGGCAGGAAGGGCTGGCATTTTTGAGCTGGTTAAAGTCGTTGGATGGTGCACCGGCGGTGATTTGTTTGACCGGCTGGGGCAGTGTGGCACTGGCCGTGGAGGCGATGCGTCTGGGCGCCGCAGACTTTATCGAAAAGCCCTGGCAAAACCTGCAATTGCTGGATGCGATCCGAAAGCAAAGTAAGCTCAGCGCGCTACAAACACAGCAAAGTATGAGCGCAGATACTGAGGTGACATTACCCGCTTATACGTGGCGCTCAGAGGCCATGAAAACCTTGTTCAGGAAACTGGCGCGGATCGCTGCCACTGATGCCAGCGTATTGCTGTGTGGAGAAAGTGGATGTGGCAAAAGTTACCTGGTTGACGCGCTGCACAGTCAGTCGGCACGCCGCGGTGGCCCTTTGATCAGTGTGAATATGGGCGCCATTCCCGAGAGTCTGTTTGAAAGTGAAATGTTCGGGCACACCAAAGGGGCCTTCACCGATGCTAAATCACAGCGTAGCGGGCGTTTTGAACTGGCAGATGGCGGGACCCTGTTCCTTGATGAGGTTGCGACCATTCCGCTGACTCAGCAAGCCAAGTTACTTCGGGTGCTGGAAAGTGGAGAATATGAGCGGGTCGGAAGCAGTCGCACAGAGCGTGCTGACATTCGTCTGATCTGCGCCACCAATAGTGATCTGGAAAAAGACGTGGCAGCCGGGCATTTTCGCAGCGATTTATTTTATCGCATCAATACCTTTGCCTTTGAGCTTCCGCCGCTGCGTGCACGGCTGGATGACATAGTGCCACTGGCCAATTACCTGCTTGCGCACCATGCGGCACGTTACAATCTCAACACTAAGGCACTGGACAGTGAAGCACAGGCTGCATTACTGGCCTACCGCTGGCCCGGTAATATTCGTGAGCTCAGCCATGTGATGGAGCGGGCTTTACTACTTAGTGAAGGGGCGCAGATCGGTGCTGTGGACTGTCAGCTGCGCTTGTCCAGTCCTGAACCCGAGCCGCTGCATACTGAGGTAGCACAATCGTCGGGCAGGACGCTGGCGGAGGTCGAGAAAACCCTGATAGAACAGACCCTGGCACTGCATCAGGGGCAGGTCAGTAAAGCAGCCCGGGCGCTTGGGCTGACCAAGTCCTCTTTATATCGCCGACTGGATAAATACGGGTTGCGCAGTGAAAGCTAACTTCGAGCGCGCTCTGCATGTGCATCTGGCTTTACTGGGACTCGTCGTGGTGGCTCTGTTGTCATACTTATTATGGTTGCAGGCGTTGCCATGGTGGCAGGTTGTGCTCATAGCCGGTGGCGTGAGCGGGGTGTTGTGGCGTTTGCATACGCAGCGTCTGGCACAGCTGGAGAGTATTTTTTCGCGTGCACACTGGCAGCTTGAGGCCATGCAACAGGCGGATTTCAGTCAGCAGATCCGGCCCCACTTTCGCTCCGGGCAGGTGGCGGCATTTGAACAGCAGTTGATAGCGCTGGGCGAGCAGTTACATCATCAAAAGTCGCGTTATAATTCACAGATCTTTGTCATTTATCAGCTGATTGACAAGCTCAATACCCCGATCCTGGTTTTTACCGAAGAGTCACGGTTAAGCTATGCAAATCAGGCCTTTGAATCCTTGTATAGACAACCCTGGCAGCATTATAAGGGGGCAACGGCCTTGTCTCTGGGGCTGGAAGAAGCGCAGCAGGGCTGGCAGTTTGTCAGTCACACCCAGGGGGCTCGCTGGCAGCTGCACAGCAGCTATTTTTATGAGCAAGGCAAGCGTCACAGTTTACTGGTGGCGCTGGATATTACCAAAGCGCTGAGGCAAAAAGAGCTGGCTGCCTGGCAGCAATTGATCCGGGTGATCAGTCATGAAATACGTAACTCGCTGACCCCGGTCAGCTCATTGGCACAAAGCCTGGCGGAGCGTGCAACCTCAGCCAGAGAGCAGCAGGCCCTGTCGGTCATTGAGCAGCGTTGTCAGCATTTGCAGCACTTTGTGGCCCGTTATGGTGAGATCAGTAAAGTCATTGAACCTCAGCTTCAGCAGGTTCAGCTCCACCCGATGTTTGCGTCAGTGCAGGACTTATTTGCATCACAGCACCCGGCACAGCAAATAGCACTGGATTGCCAGGCGCATCAGTGTATTTGTGACCCGCAGTTACTTGAGCAGGTCCTGATCAACCTGGTTAAAAATGCCATCGAAGCCAATCAGACTGCCACACCAGCTGGCCACCAGGTGCTGATACGTAGCTATTATCTCAGCCCGGCGGTGGTGATCGAGGTGGCAGATGAAGGGGGCGGATTTGCCAATCTCGACAATGTCCTGACGCCATTTTATTCCACCAAGACAGAGGGGCAGGGCATTGGGCTGACCTTCAGTCAGCACGTGATTGAATGTCATGAGGGCCAGTTTGAGGTTCACAACGAGCAGCGAGGTGAGCAAGTGGGGGCGGTTATTAAGATGATACTTCCTAGTTGATAATAATTATCATTTGCGTATAATGACCCTCATACTGATCTTAACCTATGCTGCCGTCGTATTATCATGCCAGCAAACCCTGAGCCGGGAGTGGTCTATGTTGGTTTTAACCCCTTTAATCGTATTTATTGTCGCGGCTGCGTGCGTCAGCCAACTCAGGTTAGCGCGTTTAATGACGGCCAGGCTCAGAGGATTGCTTGCCTGGAGTAGTGCAGGCATTCTGGCACTGGCAAAAGTGTACGCCGGGCTGAGCTTTTCAGCAGCCTTTGCGGTGTTTATCGTTGCCGGTGGCATTTTGCATATGGTCAGTTCACTTGATCAGCACAGCGATGCCTGAGCTGGGCTGGATTAAAGTGTTTCAAAAGATAAATACCTACTGATTCTTAAGCACATTTTTTGTCATACTAAGCGCAACTTTGGATCACATCATCGAGGATGAGCATGGTTGTGCAATTGATGAGAACTTCTTTTGTAGCGGTGTGCGCTGCATGCCTGCTACTTATTGTGAGCACTCAGGCTCGCGCCAATGACTGGCAGACCCTTCATACCGAGCACTTCAGAGTACACTACACACCGACCCAGCAGGCCTGGGCGCGATCCGCAGCCGTCGAACTGGAGCTGGTCAGGGATCTGGTGTTACAGCAACAGGGTCGGGCCCTGGATAGTATTGCCGATGTGGTGGTGTTTGATCCCATCAATGGCGCAAATGGCTTTGCGTTACCCAGCACTGGCACCCCGCTGATGGCGCTGTTTACCACGCCGCCACAGTCAGACTCTGTGATTGCCAATAGCCCGGGCTGGCAGCAATTATTGATCCTGCATGAATACATTCATCTGGTCCATTTATCTCAACCCAGCCGCAGTGTGTGGCGTCAGCATCTGCGTGATTGGTTTGATATTTATGATCTTTCCAGTGCGGTATTACCCCGCTGGGTTGCAGAAGGATATGCCACTTTGCTGGAGTCTCGGCTGACGGGCCGTGGCCGCCTTTATGACAATTACAGCGAGGCCTTGTTGCGTGCGTTTGCCCGCCAGGGGGCTTTGTTGTCTTACGGGGCGCTGAGCAATGGCGATGGCAGTTACCGCTCCAGTGCGATGGCGTATTTGCTGGGGGTGAGGTTTTTGGCCTGGCTCGAGGACAAGCATGGTAAAGAGACGCTGGATGCTGTCTGGACGCGCGTTCATGGCGTACACAAACGCAGCTTTGCCAGCGCCTTTGAAGGGGCATTCGGACAAAGTGCGCCACAGC
Protein-coding regions in this window:
- a CDS encoding sigma-54-dependent transcriptional regulator translates to MAVLIVDDNPEVRLSAAFLLEDHGFEVFEAEHPEVAKQFLSCKQIELILLDMNFTRDTTSGQEGLAFLSWLKSLDGAPAVICLTGWGSVALAVEAMRLGAADFIEKPWQNLQLLDAIRKQSKLSALQTQQSMSADTEVTLPAYTWRSEAMKTLFRKLARIAATDASVLLCGESGCGKSYLVDALHSQSARRGGPLISVNMGAIPESLFESEMFGHTKGAFTDAKSQRSGRFELADGGTLFLDEVATIPLTQQAKLLRVLESGEYERVGSSRTERADIRLICATNSDLEKDVAAGHFRSDLFYRINTFAFELPPLRARLDDIVPLANYLLAHHAARYNLNTKALDSEAQAALLAYRWPGNIRELSHVMERALLLSEGAQIGAVDCQLRLSSPEPEPLHTEVAQSSGRTLAEVEKTLIEQTLALHQGQVSKAARALGLTKSSLYRRLDKYGLRSES
- a CDS encoding sensor histidine kinase, producing the protein MKANFERALHVHLALLGLVVVALLSYLLWLQALPWWQVVLIAGGVSGVLWRLHTQRLAQLESIFSRAHWQLEAMQQADFSQQIRPHFRSGQVAAFEQQLIALGEQLHHQKSRYNSQIFVIYQLIDKLNTPILVFTEESRLSYANQAFESLYRQPWQHYKGATALSLGLEEAQQGWQFVSHTQGARWQLHSSYFYEQGKRHSLLVALDITKALRQKELAAWQQLIRVISHEIRNSLTPVSSLAQSLAERATSAREQQALSVIEQRCQHLQHFVARYGEISKVIEPQLQQVQLHPMFASVQDLFASQHPAQQIALDCQAHQCICDPQLLEQVLINLVKNAIEANQTATPAGHQVLIRSYYLSPAVVIEVADEGGGFANLDNVLTPFYSTKTEGQGIGLTFSQHVIECHEGQFEVHNEQRGEQVGAVIKMILPS